CTCAGATTCCTACTATACTTTCTGGTGCTACAGTTGATCCTTTCACGTTACTTGCTGATAATTTAACATTTGGTACTGACGTAGAAGTCCAGCTTGGGAAACGTCTTCAGGTAGTTATAATCAAATTACTTCATATTTCAAATCATTGCTTTCCAAGAACTGGATTTATTCTTGTTTCAGCCAAATTCTCTTGTCAATAAATCCATATCAGTGGAGGGAAATTGTTAGTTGTAGTACTTCTTTAATAATAAAGCAACAAATGGCAAACtttattttgaactttttaGATATTGTTAGTCacaatatcttatatttatcatatttatgtGTATTTGCCATATTTCCCTGAATTACTCTTCATTATAATATAGTATCCGGTCTATTTTCTACACAAGGGGGAATTACTCCTATGcctaattttcactatattcaacagaacatagttaaaatttaatggATAAGAACaaataatgtatatattaatacacaaatatatagtataatttcTGTGCTCTGTCTAATATATTATCAATCAGTAAAAAGTATGATAGGTATGGCCTTTAAGGTAATTATTGTGAAAGTTAACAAACTCACCAAACAAGACCATTTGTAATTagatataaaatatctttacaTGGTCAATGCATGCATTATTTTCTCACGTCTAATGGTAtaggattattattattgactcTATTGCATGATATTCCCTGAATTCAGTACTTCTTTGGTTATCATATCTCTGGTTCTTCTTACATCACACGTAGAATCATCCATTATTTGCTAAATTCTTTCAATGTTGGAACTACAGACTCTAATCGCACATTTCACTAGTAAAAGCTTGTTATTATCTAAACCGATTGTTTGTCTTCTTGCAGGCCAGAATCGTTAGGCAAATGAAGGACTCACAGATGGCAATGGAATGGACCTTGACCTATCAACTAACAAGTCGCTTGCATCTGTGTCTAAAGCATGGCTCATCCAAATGCATTCTTTTTGAATATACTGCTACATCCCAGGACTAACTAACTAACATCTGCACCTTCCTTGGGAAAATTAGTCTCTACCTTGGCAAATGCAGCAGCTTAAATACATTCCAATATCAAATTTACCTCATATGTTATGTTCATAGGTTGGGACTTTTGAGGGTACTTTGTATTTGTAGAAGTATTTTGCTAAGGTTGAGCTTGTTAAAGGGTAGCTGCTAATTTAAGTAATAGTATCTCCCAACTTAGTTTCTTTTTGTAAAGAAATTCAATTGATGAAGAAAGGCATAGACAATTAGAATGAGGAATGCAGTGTAAGAGGTTGTTTCTTTCAACCTCACGAGTAAAAAACCATCGTACCATTTCAGAGATTCGAGGCAAGTGTAACATTTTTcatgaagaaaattaaaaaaaaaaaacaattgttttcacatttaatttttttgacaaaatCTTAAGAGACTAATAATTATAGCtttttttcaagtaaaaaaaaagttatacaatTGATAAgtctaaattcaattttttctgcCCAACCATTTTAGGCATGTAAAAAATTGTAGTTTCTCTTGAATCCTCAAATGTTTAGGTCCTTGGATTGTGGACTAATGGTACTCAAGCATATCCTGTCAAAGATATTtggaaagtttttttttttttaatttcattagttTAACAATTAATTGTTCGGGTTAAATTGAAactaattaattctgattatttATCTTTAGTTTCAATCATTCCTTTActtttattgtttcaatttattataaattctaaACTACCAAACAGGCGAAGAATACAAAATATAACCGATTCCTTCTTTTTATACTAGTAAATTTCAGAACTTTTATTACGACTTAGTATTACGAAACATTACTTATGAAAAGTCTTGTTGATATTTTACGTGAATAACAATTAACCTAAAAAGTGCTAAATATGAAATTGAGACAGATTAAATGATAAGACAATTGCTTTTCCCTAAAAAGTTCACATAATATTACAACAGTTtacagaatatatatatatatatatatatatatatatatatatatatatatagtaacgCAATCagttaaaattaagattttaaaacctctgttttattatctaaattGGATTGCTAAATAAACGATGTTAAAGTACATTTAGgaatgataaaaaagaatagaaaaaacAGAAATAGAAGGCCTCATGTTCTGCTCATCTCTTTCAGAGAATCTATTTCAATTTGCCTTTTTGGACCAACAATtaaatgaaacataaatttcATGCCTAAAAAATCACATGAATACGATAAAATAAAAGGAGTTTTCACCAAAATCTCCAGGGATCTTTGTAGGGAGGAACATAATTTTCCGTTGGACTAAGGAGACGAAATGAACCCACTGCCTTTTCAAGGAAAGGCCCCAGCTGCATTAAATATATTCTATGGTTAGAGCTACACAAAAGATAAATTGTTTTAAGAATTGTAGTAATACTTTGGGCCATTTTGAATAAACTACTCCACAAATAAAATGAGTCATAAAAGTAACATGTATCAAACTTCTTGCCCAAATCACAACTTGGTTCTGATCTCTTTAAGAATTCCTCTGGTAAATTAGAAATCAGAGACTGGTCTTCAAAAGGTGAAAGCTAATAAAAAAGgaactttaagtttaattacTACCAGAAAATTATGGAACAGAAGATTTCATATGCATGCATTTAGGTAAAATCAAACCATTTGCATTCTTTTTACCTCTTTTAAACATACCATactgtttctttttttctaaaaagaaaacCTTGACATTAATTCTCAGGTTGTATAATCACCTTTGATGGATGAAAAGGAAAAAGTCTGACATGTTCTCAGTCAGACCATTGTCAACTTAAAGAATTAGACATGCTTGATCATTTGACTGAGGCAGTGCAAGAAAAGATCATTTTATACTGCTTTTATAAAATGTTGAATCTAATTCTGTTTTTATACTGCTTCTACAGGTTCTCATATATCATTTGAATCAATGAACATAAACATACACCAAGACAACAAAAGAgagtaagagagagagagagagagagtaccTTTTCCCACCGTGGGCTGATGGTTGAAGCACTGATAGAGTACAAATAACCTGCAAGCAAGTGCTTAgtagaaaaagaagagaagtttTGAAATGCAACACCAAAAGAAAGATATAACTTGAAAACCTTAAAAagagaacaaagaaaaaaaacggCGTGTGAATTAGCTAATTGGTAATcccataaaaatataataaagagatatttcattttatcttgttttgtttttagcCTCCATGGTAAGCCGAAACAAGTGTGGCTCTAATTGAATgagaaatagaaaatagaacaaaatcatttaaaaagtaGCTTCGAAGCACTTTGCATGCATATACAGAGGACAGTCTCATATTAGATACACCAAGTTAGAAATAATCTATAccaatgaaataaaatagaagatatACCATCTCTTTCAGCTGTTGAAGCAAGATAATGCCGGTAAGTGTTTGATTCATCAGTCTGTACAAGCAGGGTTTATAAACCAAAAGTCATTACACATACCACATCTTTCCATGAAAAAAAACTTCTATCAAAAGGCAGTACTTACTAGTCTCAAAGGTGCTTTACGAACAAGGTATTCATAATACCAGTACTTCTCACCATCAATCTGAGGAGAAGCAAATAAGCTCACTATGCATAAACTTcaacctaatatatatatatatatatatataccctatatatatatatatatatatatatatatatatatatatatatatatatatatatatatatatatagggagagagagagatcaAATATTGgaaacaaagaaataaagatTGTTTTATGAGGCTTACTTCACTAGAATGGGTATTGAGAACCGAACTCTCTTCTAAACGCTGAGTTGACGTAACTCGCTGCAAAATCTTGTTATCAGAATATGCAGCAGAGGTCAACTGTATTTTAACATCTTGGAGCACCATTTCTCGTTTGTAGTCAGTGAAAATCCTCAAAACAGAgaagattaatttaatttataacaaagTGTTTTACATACCATCCAACATTTATGACCATATACAACTCCCTGAGTTCCAGGTAGGGATAATCCCTATTAACTGGTGAATGATAAATCTCTGAATTTTAATCAATACTCAGAACATTAGTAGTGGCATCTTGTGGTTTGAAATTATTCAAGAAGATTacaattttttgtttctaataaGAATAGTGTTAACACAAAAGCCTTTATTAACAAAGGAGTGGCCAGTTACCAGTGAAGATCTGTCAGCTAACACTGAATCAGCAACATCTTTTGCAGTCCATGTACTCTTATCCTTTGATTTTATATAGCTTGCATTTGGTGGACCTATCTGaatttagtataaaaaacatgaatagaTAACTAAAACTCCTTCAAACAAGTATTAGGTTGAGAGAATACCGTGACAGAAATGATGACATTATCAATAAAGTCTACACGCTCGGACACAATGCGCAGGCGTGCATCAGCTACATGAAATTTACACAGAAATTTTTATCcataaaaggaaaattatgAAGCAAGCATCCAGTATCTTTATGCACAAGATCAATATTCACTAGTGAAAATTTCTACCATTCAAACACTTTAATCACAGAGCTGGTGGCAGTTGTTTTGTAACAAGCTCACAATGAAACATGACCTCTATCCTGAATTATTTGATGAGAGATTTTTGCCTAGCAAAGGAAAAGAGAAACTTACGAGAAAGTGGTGCAGCTGATGAATATCGCTCTGGCTTTCGGGATTCTACCCTTTAAATATATGGAAAGAGTTAGCTTATATAATGATTAAGGAAAAATTCCAGACAACTAGTGGAGATGTAAGCCAAATATAGGAATCTTAGATGCACTAGCACTAAGTTCTATCGGATCAAGTTCACTGAACAAATTAATGTCTTACTGACATTATTAAATGTAGTAAAAAACATTAGATAAAGTTGGAAGTTGAAACTACCCTTATCATTTTGCTTActataaataaagatatatataaaatatgagaaatgCTTGTAACATATTTTCTAACACAACTTCTAACACACTTTTACAGAAAAGTATAAAATCATAAGATTCCCTAAATAATATGTAAGACTCGcatttttttgtgatttctaATTCTAATAAATTGTAGTGAATAGTAGTATGTTGGAAAGAGTGTTGCTAGCATTCTCATAACATGCATTTACTTGGCATACCATTTGAGGGAAATATTGTTGGAAGGCGACTCAACAGGGTACAGATAAGAATAGGCgtttatttcatctaaaaacGAAGCCATTGTGGGCTCTTCTTCAGCAAGAGCCACTGCAAGACATAAAGAACAATGATAAAGCAAATGTGTCTCAATTGCATCACATAATAAAACACATGTCAAATGAAATCACACTAGTTCTCATAATCTCATCAAGCAGAAAATTCTCAGAGAGAATGCAAGAGAGGTACCTGAAAGTGGCCATCTTAGAGAAACCGAGGTCAAGCCTAACAACACCAAATCCCTTCTAAAAACCCTGTTTTGCGAAGTGGGTTTTAGAGCACAACATGAAAAACGTAGTCTTTCCTTTGATAATGGGAAATTGTGTGGGTTAAAGATAGCCCTGTTGTTGTTTCTGATTAACAAAAGCAAATGGGTTTAGAAAAAAGAGAGCAAATATgaacataaactaaaattattgaaaagGGTTATGCAGAAGAACCTGAAGATAAGGTTATTAGGAAGAAGTGTAGAAGtggggaagaagaaggaaagggagagagaagaagaaggtaaaACCATTGGTAGCTCTCAGTTGTGTCATCCACCACCACACTGTAACATTATCTCACTTTCAACACTTCCCTTTTATTACAACTTTTTTCTTCTGACATGTTCTTAGCAACACACGGGGAAATAGTTCACAGTAATATTTATCAGatactattatttaatttagtttgcatttttttttaaaatagtgataaaaatcaatttaaattattattttttcattgtttaacTTTATATCAACGTTTGGATACAAATGCTTTtgccataaatattttaacagtAATGATATAGTTTTGATGAAACAACTTGGTAAGCAAAACATTGCAACATATAAGTAATAGTGAAATCTTGTTTGTAATCTCTTTATTTCTGTAAgcgaattttttttatgatttaaaatacatacacacacacacacatatatatatatatatatatatatatatatatatatatatatatatatatatatatatatatatatatatataaagaactTGTCACTCGTTCACCAAAAATCATTTGTGTCACTAGTACTACcatatattttttgataaaaataattataaatagtttgtttttcatttgaagCTTCATTTAATGTTAGTCAAAATTTTCCATGACTGATTTTCAATTAGATTGAAAATTATACAAAGTTAAAACAAACACATACTAATCTAGAAAATAACAGGACAGAAATATTTTTAGAGTTATCTTTATGATTCCTTATccattataagaaaaaatatgtatatttagcGAACTAACATAAACAAACCATTTCCATGTTAATTAATgctaattttacaaaatttcctttatatataaacataagtATCACCCCAATcgatatgatttaaaataatttaaaaagtatacttttattatattaaatgaattttattattattatttttaactaactTGAAAATAGTCAATTTTGCTTATAAATGGcggtttataaataaattttgtgaaaataagttttttatttcacTCACCacaattatattctttttaactaattttaattttaattatatacgCGTTTCCAGGGATGGATTGCCGCCAACACAAAGTCCTTTAAAACCCTTTCCTTCTTCCAAATTTCTTCACGCTTCATTTCATTCCTCAATCCCTTTCAGAGTTTCGCGTTCAACTGGTTTGATCTTCTTCCCTCTCATTTCCAATTTCTTTTTCGTCTTTCACGTCGGagctaaatttttttttttcacgaaTCCGTCTTTTACTTGCATTGCcttggaaaaaggaaaaaaaataactttattggGGGTTTTGGGAATGGATGTGTTATgaaattttcaatctttttggTTTCTTGTAGCTGAAGAACATTGTAACTTAAAGTTCATTCAGGGTTCCGTCGGTAACGACTGAATTTACTAACTTTGTTGCCTgaatttccttgtttttgtgcAAATGGGGCTCCTAGAATCAAGTCTACAATGCCAGGAAAGCCTAATTTGAATCCACCTACACTCTCATGTGTTCCAGTCTCTGGGACTGAAGAAGAACTAGATTCCAAGAATCACAAAGAAGGTTCCGGTAATCACGAAAAAGAAGGTTCCATGAATCACGAAGAAGAAGGTTCCAAGAAACACGTTGGGAAAGACTCCAAGACTCGCGAAGAAGGTTCCAATAGTCACGTAGAAGAAGATTCCAAGGATCACGAAGAAGAAGGTTCTAAGAAAGAAGTAGAAGAAAGTTCAGAGAATTATGAGGAAGAAGGTCCTAAGAATCAAGTTGAAGAAGGTTCCAACAATAACGAGGAGGAAAATCCCAAGACTCGCGAAGAAGATTCCAAGAACCATGAAGAGAAAGATTCCAAGAACCTCGTAGAGAAAGACTCCAAGAACCACAAAGAAGAGGATTCCAAGGATCACGAAGAAAATGATTCCAAGAACCACGAAAAAAATTATTCCAAGAAACAGAAAAAGAGTTCTTCCAAGAAGCTCGGAGAAAAAGATATCAAGAAAAAGCTAGAAATTCCGTTGGTTGAGACCCTTATTCAAACTCGTGTCAGAAAACTTACCGAGTCTTTGCGTCAAGAGGAGCTCGACCGAAAAGCTTGGGTTTCTAAACATATGGCAGAGTGGCATGAGGCAGAAGCTGAAATGGATATTCGATATCTAAAGAAGTCATTTCCTGATATTTCTCAACAATCCCTTAGAGATGTATACCTTGTCAACGGTGGTGATCTGGGAGATACCTTGGACATGCTCAGCCTGCTtgaggtattttttttttatatttcattattttgttcaGACTTCGTCATCTCGAAGTTTTGTGGCTTTATGCATTCTTTTTATCTGTGTTGTGTATATTATATGTTGCATGAATCATTGGTTACGGTATGATGCTGAGTGGAAGTTTATATGTGAGATTATTTCTGGGTGGAAATACTTGTTcacaaaaattacaattaactGATACTACACAATCCCATCCCcctttatttttgaatatttttaatttcttcctGAAGATTTTCACATTCAGTTTCCACTGCATtgacacaaaaattattattaaaactcACCTTGTGatttgatttttcaaatttctttctgtTTTCATTGGAGATATCTTTCTGTGCAAATGCCTAATTCTGTATCCTCTTTTTGTGATCTTGGGTACTTTTGTACACTACTTTAACTTTCTGTATGATTTATTGTGTTTGCATGCATGGCAATGCTTATAACTTGACGCAACGGAAAACTTGTGTTCTGTGCAATACATTCAGATGATCAAGGGAACTAAAATGTTAAGAACATTCGTTAAAACTTCTCTCACCTATATGTGTTGCAGTAATGTGTTTCCCAGTACAATTAATTGCCAGAATTTTCACCATATTGGTTAACTTAATTAGTCAAAGTCACTTCTCAATGTAATATATGTTCTACTTTTTGTTGTAATTTCTGTCCATTAATTACATCTTTTCACCTTACAGAGTGATGACTTGGGGCCTTCTGAAATACCGGATATCGATGATCCTTCAGCAGATGATGATTCTACTTCACCAAAAGAGAAGCAACCTGAAAAATAAGCCAGTGCTTCGCCAAATCTCAATAAAGCAATCAGCAAGTGTAAATGTAGGAAAGTTTAT
This Vigna angularis cultivar LongXiaoDou No.4 chromosome 4, ASM1680809v1, whole genome shotgun sequence DNA region includes the following protein-coding sequences:
- the LOC108330862 gene encoding psbP domain-containing protein 5, chloroplastic; the protein is MVLPSSSLSLSFFFPTSTLLPNNLIFRNNNRAIFNPHNFPLSKERLRFSCCALKPTSQNRVFRRDLVLLGLTSVSLRWPLSVALAEEEPTMASFLDEINAYSYLYPVESPSNNISLKWVESRKPERYSSAAPLSPDARLRIVSERVDFIDNVIISVTIGPPNASYIKSKDKSTWTAKDVADSVLADRSSLRVTSTQRLEESSVLNTHSSEIDGEKYWYYEYLVRKAPLRLTDESNTYRHYLASTAERDGYLYSISASTISPRWEKLGPFLEKAVGSFRLLSPTENYVPPYKDPWRFW
- the LOC108331214 gene encoding uncharacterized protein LOC108331214, translating into MPGKPNLNPPTLSCVPVSGTEEELDSKNHKEGSGNHEKEGSMNHEEEGSKKHVGKDSKTREEGSNSHVEEDSKDHEEEGSKKEVEESSENYEEEGPKNQVEEGSNNNEEENPKTREEDSKNHEEKDSKNLVEKDSKNHKEEDSKDHEENDSKNHEKNYSKKQKKSSSKKLGEKDIKKKLEIPLVETLIQTRVRKLTESLRQEELDRKAWVSKHMAEWHEAEAEMDIRYLKKSFPDISQQSLRDVYLVNGGDLGDTLDMLSLLESDDLGPSEIPDIDDPSADDDSTSPKEKQPEK